From a region of the Manduca sexta isolate Smith_Timp_Sample1 unplaced genomic scaffold, JHU_Msex_v1.0 HiC_scaffold_2960, whole genome shotgun sequence genome:
- the LOC115443742 gene encoding LOW QUALITY PROTEIN: cytosolic carboxypeptidase 1 (The sequence of the model RefSeq protein was modified relative to this genomic sequence to represent the inferred CDS: inserted 7 bases in 4 codons; deleted 3 bases in 2 codons): MCFIAPKCHCNYLYCQKFSWQLPLNGNAFITRLIISKLFITDKHVRQSTLDKLWNKQSGAIQMLLSILENSRDTATSTYTTSILXEALCMKQGKGKKCSAPIEAAIKKKENKKAGKENKAPIIKKANNITKTTVPQHFISINGTQVMIRMLIATHSKRDGNVGTELMLQDLVWILAALAPKVNNLTRHHCAQEFIAIKGTQVIIRKAISTMHDKRXRHAGTEIILQDLIWILAALGTRDPKFAMKVRMLGCVRTMHLILKGHFTDNKLIFPLLVIIKQLAKMVITTSILIRDGVIATYERVLVSLGFIPTARLRLCLDAIDYFSKNKVCCMQIVKTGLCSVLLRVFDRWDRYEGRMRLKICAHILQTLQHLCNIKAGRRALCTXKHVQTLHRFCSQCPDEPEFDGLLARVCSVITLCLKHQALPVAVTSPASFNLNPILKGTNASWPCHEDEEEDAANSDSKTVNSDLDDDGPDTDLDGMEEFPDTDFDEPEIKNETNEDSNIDKGFTKSGDSLQSSLWINPSERDIEDLKKYFIYFKEFGSYNKQIKLVKSRSNSRGSILEDFLTSQASGNRNMSSTLSLSLTGVLGNTDYDNVMGSTQSPFMQGYHKIHESISTTSCSSLKIHKDVSKYSSFATVYSMMTSRVRSVIPFVKVAYPDMMGGQSYSQPEPLNKMERTACRTKLLSCVDRAINPESYMNEVIYDLDQLCSSANPSDTTSQKSTFLTNNDEHEITKVNSFSSRLGFESRFESGNLRKAIQVREYELILMPDVNSTKRHQWFLLEVRNMTQGRPYIFNIVNCEKSDSQFNFGMKPVMYSVKEAVMGRPGWVRAGSDICYYRNSYHYANQKSHNKCYLTVTFNIEFPHSNDVCYLAYHYPFTYSMMMTRIWQWSLQMPPGSLFRAEPLCYSLNNNEVPLLTISADDSPSNPIVDRDIVFLTARVHPXESNASWVMDGSLACLLGDTAVASALRAKYVFKIVPMLNVEGVLNGW, from the exons ttacagataaaCATGTTCGCCAGAGCACGCTGGACAAGTTATGGAATAAGCAATCGGGCGCCATCCAAATGCTGCTTTCCATATTGGAG AACTCAAGAGATACAGCTACGTCAACATATACCACATCTATATT AGAAGCATTGTGTATGAAACAAGGAAAAGGAAAGAAATGTTCAG CTCCTATTGAAGCGGCaataaagaagaaagaaaacaaaaaagctGGCAAAGAAAACAAAGCTCCCATTATAAAGAAGG CGAACAACATTACAAAGACAACAGTGCCTCAGCACTTCATATCGATAAACGGCACTCAAGTGATGATTCGAATGTTGATCGCTACGCATAGCAAACGAGATGGCAACGTCGGCACC GAACTGATGCTGCAGGACCTCGTGTGGATCCTTGCCGCATTAGCCCCTAAAG TTAACAATTTGACGCGACACCACTGCGCACAAGAATTCATAGCTATTAAGGGCACTCAAGTCATTATTCGCAAGGCAATATCGACGATGCATGACAAGAG TCGCCACGCTGGAACAGAAATTATATTGCAAGATTTGATCTGGATACTGGCCGCGCTCGGTACACGAG ATCCCAAATTTGCAATGAAAGTAAGAATGCTGGGCTGTGTAAGGACAATGCATCTGATATTAAAGGGACACTTCACGgacaacaaattaatttttcctCTTCTGGTTATTATCAAGCAGTTAGCCAAAATGGTAA TCACAACTTCCATTCTTATTCGTGACGGAGTCATAGCAACTTATGAACGAGTTCTAGTGAGCCTTGGTTTCATACCAACTGCCAGGCTCCGACTGTGTCTAGATGCCATCGATTACTTCAGCAAAAACA AGGTGTGCTGCATGCAGATCGTGAAGACAGGACTGTGTAGCGTGCTCCTCAGGGTGTTCGACCGATGGGACCGCTACGAGGGCCGCATGAGACTCAAGATATGCGCACACATATTGCAGACGCTACAGCATCTAtgtaatataa AGGCTGGGCGTCGGGCTCTGTGCAC AAAGCACGTACAAACTCTTCACAGATTCTGCTCGCAATGTCCAGACGAGCCGGAGTTTGACGGACTGTTGGCGCGAGTCTGCTCTGTTATAACGTTGTGCCTGAAACACCAGGCACTGCCAGTGGCAGTCACTAGCCCGGCCTCATTTAACCTTAATCCTATACTTAAAG GAACTAACGCGTCTTGGCCATGTCATGAAGACGAAGAAGAAGACGCGGCGAATTCAGATTCTAAAACAGTCAATTCAGATCTTGATGATGACGGTCCAGATACGGATCTAGATGGAATGGAGGAGTTTCCTGATACCGACTTTGATGAACCTGAAATCAAAAATGAAACCAACGAAGACAGTAATATAGACAAAGGATTTACCAAAAGTGGCGACAGTTTACAAAGTTCCCTTTGGATAAATCCTAGCGAGAGAGATATAGAAGACTTAAAAAA atattttatttatttcaaagagTTCGGTtcttataacaaacaaattaaactaGTCAAGAGCCGTTCCAATTCACGCGGCTCTATCTTGGAAGACTTCCTGACGTCTCAAGCCAGTGGTAACAGAAATATGTCGTCGACTCTGAGTCTTTCTCTAACTGGAGTTTTAGGAAACACTGATTATGATAATGTCATGGGATCAACACAATCACCTTTCATGCAGGGCTACCATAAAATCCATGAGAGTATTT caACAACTTCTTGTTCATCTCTTAAGATACATAAAGATGTATCTAAATATAGTTCATTCGCGACCGTATATTCTATGATGACATCGAGGGTTCGAAGTGTCATTCCGTTCGTGAAGGTAGCGTACCCGGACATGATGGGTGGTCAGAGTTACAGTCAACCCGAACCCTTAAACAAAATGGAAAGGACTGCCTGCAG AACGAAACTGCTATCGTGCGTAGACAGGGCTATAAACCCAGAATCCTATATGAATGAAGTAATTTATGATTTGGATCAGCTTTGTAGCAGTGCCAATCCTTCCGACACAACTTCacaaaaaag TACATTCCTCACCAACAACGACGAACACGAGATTACAAAAGTAAACAGCTTTTCCTCCAGATTAGGATTTGAGTCAAGATTCGAGTCGGGTAATCTTAGGAAAGCCATTCag GTCCGAGAGTACGAGCTGATCCTAATGCCCGACGTGAACTCGACCAAGAGACACCAGTGGTTTTTACTT GAAGTGCGCAACATGACGCAAGGCCGCCCTTACATCTTCAACATTGTCAACTGCGAGAAATCTGATAGCCAGTTCAACTTCGGAATGAAGCCCGTCATGTATTCTGTAAAAGAAGCCGTCATGGGGAGGCCAG GTTGGGTGCGTGCCGGTTCCGATATTTGCTATTACCGCAACAGCTACCATTACGCGAACCAGAAGAGCCACAACAAATGTTACCTGACCGTCACGTTCAACATCGAGTTCCCGCACTCCAACGACGTGTGCTACCTCGCTTACCATTATCCATTCACTTACTCCATGATGATG ACTCGCATCTGGCAATGGAGTTTGCAGATGCCGCCCGGTTCTCTATTCCGCGCTGAGCCGCTCTGCTATTCGTTGAACAATAACGAAGTCCCATTGTTGACTATTTCTGCTGACGACTCGCCGTCTAATCCTATTGTG GACCGTGACATAGTGTTTCTAACTGCCCGCGTGCACC GAGAGAGCAACGCGTCCTGGGTGATGGACGGTTCGCTCGCTTGCTTGCTCGGAGACACGGCCGTCGCCTCCGCATTACGAGCCAAATACGTCTTTAAGATCGTGCCCATGCTCAACGTGGAGGGAGTGCTCAATGGCTGGTGA